The Saccharomonospora glauca K62 genome has a segment encoding these proteins:
- a CDS encoding MFS transporter, with protein MWALLSESVPFYPLYALWFAEAGLSDAEISRLFVLWSVVGLLAEVPSGALADRFSRRGALASGGLLQAAAYVLWTGWPEFPSFALGFVLWGFGGALLSGAVEALLYDGLAAVGATERFGRSYGQLDALRLVADIPAAVAATTLFATGGLLLVGWVSVGVCAASAVLAACLPEPSRAPERSGQSGRSDGCVGVLRAGVLAVLSDPVSRRAVVVVALLASLDAVEEYFGLLARDRGVPTQWVPQAVVGISIAGALGSAWAGRLTRVRPTTLTLFLGTAAAVLAVTEALGRAAGLVGVAVFYATYRAVLVVANTRLQHCFRGDARATATSLVGLGTEVASMGVYLAWAVGRVGAVVVLSAAIALALPLGLHRSGHHGDHCGPGETRGSVCAE; from the coding sequence CTGTGGGCGCTGCTTTCGGAAAGCGTTCCGTTCTACCCCCTGTACGCGCTGTGGTTCGCCGAGGCCGGGTTGTCGGACGCCGAGATCTCTCGGTTGTTCGTGCTCTGGTCGGTGGTGGGTCTTCTCGCCGAGGTGCCCAGCGGTGCGTTGGCCGATCGGTTCTCCCGCCGGGGAGCGCTGGCGTCGGGTGGGCTGCTGCAGGCCGCCGCCTACGTGTTGTGGACCGGCTGGCCCGAGTTCCCGTCGTTCGCCCTCGGGTTCGTGCTGTGGGGGTTTGGTGGGGCCTTGCTCTCCGGAGCGGTGGAGGCGCTGTTGTACGACGGGCTGGCGGCCGTGGGCGCGACCGAGCGGTTCGGTCGGAGCTACGGGCAGCTCGACGCCCTCCGGCTGGTCGCCGACATCCCCGCCGCCGTGGCCGCCACCACGTTGTTCGCCACCGGAGGCTTGCTGTTGGTCGGCTGGGTGAGCGTCGGTGTCTGTGCGGCCTCGGCCGTGCTGGCCGCGTGCCTTCCGGAGCCGTCGAGAGCGCCGGAGCGGTCCGGGCAATCCGGACGGTCGGACGGCTGCGTCGGTGTGCTCCGCGCCGGGGTCCTCGCGGTGTTGAGCGACCCGGTGTCGCGTCGGGCCGTGGTGGTGGTGGCGTTGCTGGCGTCGCTGGACGCGGTGGAGGAGTACTTCGGGCTGCTGGCCCGTGACCGGGGCGTGCCCACGCAGTGGGTTCCGCAGGCGGTGGTGGGTATCTCGATCGCCGGAGCGCTCGGCTCCGCGTGGGCGGGGCGGCTCACGCGCGTGCGCCCGACCACACTGACGCTGTTCCTCGGTACGGCCGCCGCTGTGCTCGCCGTCACGGAGGCGTTGGGGCGGGCGGCCGGACTCGTGGGCGTAGCGGTGTTCTACGCCACCTACCGGGCCGTGCTCGTGGTGGCCAACACCCGGCTGCAGCACTGTTTTCGCGGTGACGCACGTGCCACCGCCACGTCGCTCGTCGGGCTCGGTACGGAAGTGGCGTCCATGGGGGTTTATCTCGCGTGGGCGGTGGGACGGGTGGGGGCGGTCGTCGTGTTGTCCGCGGCGATCGCGTTGGCCCTACCGCTCGGATTGCACCGCTCCGGGCACCACGGTGACCACTGTGGACCGGGGGAAACGAGAGGGAGCGTGTGCGCCGAGTGA
- a CDS encoding CoA-binding protein translates to MTNTAEKILRDFDTIAVVGLSRDPAKAAHSVPAAMRDAGFRIIPVNPVAEPGSELLGQTVFRSLGEAAEAGRPIEVVNVFRPSPEAAAVTRDAVRVGAKAVWLQLGITSAEARELASRAGMLYVEDECMAVVRARLGIVKHAG, encoded by the coding sequence ATGACGAACACGGCCGAGAAGATCTTGCGGGACTTCGACACCATTGCCGTGGTGGGACTCAGCCGCGATCCCGCGAAAGCAGCGCACTCGGTGCCCGCCGCCATGCGTGACGCGGGCTTTCGGATCATCCCGGTGAACCCGGTCGCCGAACCGGGGAGCGAGCTTTTGGGGCAGACCGTGTTCCGCAGCCTCGGCGAGGCCGCGGAGGCGGGCAGGCCGATCGAGGTCGTCAACGTCTTCCGGCCTTCCCCCGAGGCCGCCGCGGTGACGCGGGACGCCGTTCGGGTCGGTGCCAAGGCGGTGTGGCTGCAGCTGGGCATCACCTCGGCCGAGGCACGCGAGTTGGCGAGCCGAGCCGGCATGCTCTACGTCGAGGACGAGTGCATGGCCGTGGTCCGGGCGCGGCTCGGCATCGTGAAGCACGCGGGATGA
- a CDS encoding thiamine pyrophosphate-binding protein: MAVNGARSLVKTLTELGVDTVFGLPGAHNFPIRDALAERGPEGLRVIGVRQEQAAVHAADGYSRTTGSLGVALVTTGPGAVNTVRAVEEARASASPVLVITTDVSSASRAARESECREEFLEPWAKAVLTVEHPDEIAPVVRRAAETALRPRSGPVYVGVPAGFLDDPVTESSDSVGSVGSGPPPVAEEALKEAREALEQAQHPLIWAGGGALRSGAGEAIGLLAERLAAPIVTTVAARGIVPPDHPCLASNPLHAPEVGVLWDEADVVLAIGTDFDDTMTQNGSMPRPPGLIAVNIDAEEAEKNCPPDLLLLGDAREVVEELSRGVSPKPGLDELTRRLDEIEVLLRRRVRKEEPHAAEFLSALKETLPEDSVLVADMCAAGSWIGGFHRVSGPRQLALPMGWGTTGFGFPASLGVAAAGAVRAVCVTGDGGFLPGCSELATAIQEQLPVTVVIVDDGGYGMLSYDRAHAGFEHHGVELATPDFVGLAKSFGVYADRVDGFGRAFRRLLREFTRSDEPNVLVVNGELRPPLNTSSRWYRQENTG; encoded by the coding sequence GTGGCGGTGAACGGTGCGCGCAGTCTTGTGAAGACCCTGACCGAACTCGGAGTCGACACCGTCTTCGGGCTCCCCGGTGCGCACAATTTCCCGATCCGGGACGCCCTGGCCGAGCGGGGGCCCGAGGGGCTTCGCGTCATCGGCGTACGGCAGGAGCAGGCCGCGGTCCACGCCGCCGACGGCTACTCCAGGACGACGGGCTCGCTCGGTGTCGCCCTCGTGACGACGGGACCGGGCGCGGTCAACACGGTGCGTGCGGTCGAGGAGGCGAGGGCGTCGGCCTCGCCCGTGCTGGTGATCACCACGGACGTGTCCTCCGCGTCTCGGGCGGCGCGGGAGAGCGAGTGCCGGGAGGAGTTCCTCGAACCGTGGGCGAAGGCCGTCCTCACGGTGGAGCACCCGGACGAGATCGCTCCCGTGGTGCGGCGGGCGGCCGAGACCGCGCTGCGTCCCCGAAGCGGTCCCGTGTACGTCGGGGTCCCGGCGGGCTTCCTGGACGATCCCGTCACGGAAAGCTCGGACTCCGTCGGCTCGGTCGGCTCGGGGCCGCCGCCGGTGGCGGAGGAGGCTCTGAAAGAAGCGCGGGAAGCCTTGGAACAGGCTCAGCACCCCTTGATCTGGGCGGGAGGCGGAGCTCTGCGGTCGGGAGCGGGTGAGGCGATCGGCCTTCTCGCCGAGCGGCTCGCCGCGCCCATCGTCACCACGGTCGCCGCGCGCGGAATCGTGCCGCCCGACCACCCGTGCCTGGCGTCCAACCCCCTGCACGCGCCCGAGGTGGGCGTGCTGTGGGACGAGGCCGACGTCGTGCTCGCGATCGGCACCGACTTCGACGACACGATGACGCAGAACGGCAGCATGCCGCGGCCGCCGGGGCTCATCGCGGTGAACATCGATGCCGAGGAAGCGGAGAAGAACTGTCCGCCCGACCTGCTGCTGCTCGGTGACGCGCGGGAGGTCGTCGAGGAGCTGTCGCGGGGTGTCTCACCGAAACCCGGTCTCGACGAGCTCACGCGCAGGCTCGACGAGATCGAGGTACTGCTTCGCAGGCGAGTACGCAAGGAGGAGCCGCACGCCGCCGAGTTCCTGTCCGCGCTCAAGGAGACGCTGCCCGAGGACTCCGTGCTCGTCGCGGACATGTGTGCGGCGGGAAGCTGGATCGGCGGGTTCCATCGGGTGTCGGGACCGCGGCAGCTCGCCCTGCCGATGGGCTGGGGCACCACGGGCTTCGGCTTCCCCGCGTCGTTGGGGGTCGCGGCCGCGGGCGCCGTGCGCGCGGTGTGTGTGACGGGTGACGGTGGGTTCCTGCCCGGATGCTCGGAGCTGGCGACCGCCATTCAGGAGCAGCTTCCCGTCACCGTGGTGATCGTCGACGACGGCGGGTACGGCATGCTGAGCTACGACCGAGCGCACGCGGGCTTCGAGCACCACGGTGTCGAGCTCGCGACGCCCGACTTCGTGGGGCTTGCCAAGTCGTTCGGCGTCTACGCCGATCGCGTCGACGGTTTCGGGAGGGCGTTTCGGCGGCTGCTGCGTGAGTTCACTCGCTCCGACGAGCCGAACGTGCTCGTGGTGAACGGGGAGCTACGCCCGCCCCTGAACACCTCGTCCCGCTGGTATCGGCAGGAGAACACGGGGTGA
- a CDS encoding glutathione S-transferase family protein: MGIETDPETGQFHRAPNRFTSRITADGRDGWPVEPGRYRLVVSRACPWASRALIVRRLLGLEHVLSVAVADPIQDERSWRFTLDPDGRDPVLGIRFLGEAYAKADPEYSGGISVPAIVDIPSGKVVTNDYPQITLDLSTEWTAHHRPGAPDLYPEALRDEIDEVNAVVYADVNAAVYEAGFATKQKAYEEAYDRLFARLDALSERLATQRYLVGDTITEADIRLFTTLVRFDAVYHGHFKCNRNKLTEMPVLWAYARDLFQTPGFGDTVDFDHIKRHYYQVHKEINPTGIVPKGPDLSAWATPHGREALGGRPFGDGTPPGPPPREETLPAQW, translated from the coding sequence ATGGGCATCGAGACGGACCCGGAGACCGGGCAATTCCATCGCGCTCCCAACCGCTTCACCTCCCGCATCACCGCCGACGGCCGCGACGGATGGCCGGTCGAACCCGGCCGCTACCGCCTCGTCGTCAGTCGCGCGTGCCCGTGGGCCAGCCGGGCACTCATCGTGCGCCGACTGCTCGGGCTGGAGCACGTGCTGTCGGTCGCCGTGGCCGACCCGATCCAGGACGAACGCAGTTGGCGGTTCACCCTCGACCCCGACGGCCGTGACCCCGTGCTCGGTATCCGCTTCCTCGGCGAGGCCTACGCCAAGGCCGACCCGGAGTACTCGGGTGGCATCAGCGTGCCCGCGATCGTGGACATACCCAGCGGAAAGGTCGTGACCAACGACTACCCGCAGATCACGCTCGATCTGTCGACGGAGTGGACCGCTCACCACCGTCCCGGCGCTCCCGACCTCTATCCCGAGGCGCTGCGGGACGAGATCGACGAGGTGAACGCCGTGGTCTACGCCGATGTCAACGCGGCCGTCTACGAGGCGGGGTTCGCCACGAAGCAGAAGGCCTACGAGGAGGCCTACGATCGCCTCTTCGCCCGCCTCGACGCGTTGTCGGAACGGCTCGCCACACAGCGCTACCTGGTGGGCGACACCATCACGGAGGCGGACATCCGGCTGTTCACCACGCTCGTCCGGTTCGACGCCGTCTACCACGGCCACTTCAAGTGCAACCGCAACAAGCTCACGGAGATGCCCGTGCTGTGGGCGTACGCGCGGGATCTGTTCCAGACGCCCGGTTTCGGTGACACGGTCGACTTCGACCACATCAAGCGGCACTACTACCAGGTGCACAAGGAGATCAACCCGACCGGGATCGTGCCGAAGGGCCCCGACCTGTCGGCGTGGGCGACACCGCACGGCCGGGAGGCGCTCGGGGGGCGTCCCTTCGGCGACGGCACCCCGCCCGGCCCGCCACCGAGGGAGGAGACCCTGCCCGCCCAGTGGTGA
- a CDS encoding WS/DGAT/MGAT family O-acyltransferase: MQLMPVTDSMFLALETREHPMHVGGLALFTPPPDTGPDYLKSLRKELLTDSDVRDVFRLRPATPLSTRGFLSWVEDTELDLDYHFRHSALPRPGRVRELLEVTSRWHSTPLDRHRPLWEIHLVEGLADGRFAVYTKVHHALMDGVSALRHLQSVLTDDPDARDCPPFWGSREPRRNRERPGPHLSTWLRNGRRALEELAGMAPLAARVAREAFREHRLTLPLRAPRTMFNVPVGGARRFAAQSWELERLGAVASAAGVSRNDVALAMCSAALRAYLLDHDALPDVPLVAMVPVSLRPRVSEATTGNRTGALLCDLGTHLPDPADRLAVIRRSMANGKRLFGDLSPWQALLLSALNVAPFAAAPLPGYVTHTRPAFNIVISNVPGPRSHLYWNGARLDGLYPASVLLDGLALNITMTTSGDTLDIGITGCRRRVPHLQRLLAHLEDGLKSLEHAVL; this comes from the coding sequence ATGCAACTGATGCCGGTCACCGACTCCATGTTCCTCGCCCTCGAAACCAGGGAGCACCCCATGCACGTCGGTGGCCTCGCGCTGTTCACACCTCCACCGGACACGGGCCCCGACTACCTGAAGTCGCTGCGGAAGGAGCTGCTCACCGACTCCGACGTCCGGGACGTGTTCCGGCTCCGGCCCGCCACCCCACTGAGCACCCGCGGGTTTTTGTCCTGGGTCGAGGACACCGAGCTGGACCTCGACTACCACTTCCGGCACTCGGCGCTACCCCGGCCGGGACGTGTCCGCGAACTGCTCGAAGTGACGTCACGCTGGCACAGCACGCCGCTCGACCGGCATCGGCCGCTGTGGGAGATCCACCTCGTCGAAGGGCTCGCCGACGGCAGATTCGCCGTCTACACCAAGGTGCACCACGCCCTCATGGACGGCGTGTCGGCGTTGCGCCATCTCCAGAGCGTCCTCACCGACGACCCCGACGCGCGGGACTGCCCTCCCTTCTGGGGCTCCCGCGAGCCACGGCGGAACCGGGAACGCCCCGGTCCGCACCTGTCCACGTGGTTGCGGAACGGCCGTCGCGCGCTGGAGGAGTTGGCCGGCATGGCACCGCTCGCCGCCCGCGTGGCTCGCGAGGCGTTCCGGGAACACCGGCTCACCCTGCCGCTGCGGGCGCCGAGGACGATGTTCAACGTCCCGGTGGGAGGCGCCCGCCGGTTCGCCGCGCAGTCGTGGGAGCTGGAACGGCTCGGCGCCGTCGCCTCGGCCGCGGGAGTGTCCCGCAACGACGTGGCACTGGCGATGTGCTCGGCCGCGTTGCGGGCCTACCTGCTCGACCACGACGCCCTGCCCGACGTGCCGCTGGTGGCGATGGTCCCGGTGTCCCTGCGCCCGCGCGTGAGCGAGGCGACCACGGGCAACCGCACCGGTGCGCTGTTGTGTGACCTCGGCACCCACCTGCCCGATCCCGCCGATCGGCTCGCGGTGATCCGGCGGTCGATGGCGAACGGCAAACGCCTGTTCGGTGACCTGTCGCCGTGGCAGGCGTTGCTGTTGTCGGCGTTGAACGTCGCCCCGTTCGCCGCCGCGCCGCTGCCCGGATACGTCACGCACACCCGGCCGGCGTTCAACATCGTGATCTCGAACGTGCCCGGCCCACGCTCGCACCTGTACTGGAACGGCGCCCGCCTCGACGGCCTCTACCCGGCGTCGGTGCTGCTCGACGGGCTGGCGCTGAACATCACGATGACCACGAGCGGCGACACGCTCGACATCGGCATCACGGGCTGCCGCCGCCGCGTGCCGCACCTCCAACGCCTCCTCGCCCACCTGGAGGACGGCCTGAAGTCCCTGGAACACGCGGTGCTGTAA
- a CDS encoding amidase encodes MSRASPLTASELVAAYSSGELSPVEATRAALDVITERDPDYRAFTLVDPEAALDAARDSEERWREGNPIGWLDGVPASIKDMFLTRGWPTLRGSLCIDRDQEWEVDSPVTARMRENGLVLLGKTTTPELGWKAVTDSPLNGITRNPWNPALTPGGSSGGSAVAVATGMGEVSVGTDGGGSVRIPAAFCGVVGFKPTGGRIPLYPASPFGPLSHAGPIARSVDDVALLLDVLSAPDHRDPSALPPPPGAYREAVRRDVRGLRAAYSADLGYVDVDPEIARVVVSVVAKLSEAGLEVEDVDPGFTDPIEAFGVLWSAGAAQWLDSFPPGSEEKVDPGLREVWERGRTYSARDYLEATAERAALGIHMGEFHTVYDVLLTPTVPIVPFEVGHDVPPGGGYGSWPEWTRFTYPFNMTQQPAVSVPAGFTSEGLPVGLQIVGPRHSDDLVLAVAKLVEEVNPWN; translated from the coding sequence ATGTCGAGAGCGTCCCCGCTGACCGCGAGCGAACTCGTCGCCGCGTACTCGTCCGGTGAGTTGTCGCCCGTCGAGGCCACCCGAGCCGCGCTCGACGTGATCACCGAACGCGACCCCGACTACCGGGCGTTCACGCTCGTCGACCCGGAGGCGGCACTCGACGCGGCCCGCGATTCCGAGGAGCGGTGGCGGGAGGGGAACCCGATCGGGTGGCTCGACGGCGTTCCCGCGTCGATCAAGGACATGTTCCTCACCCGTGGCTGGCCGACCCTGCGGGGGTCGCTGTGCATCGACCGCGACCAGGAGTGGGAGGTCGACAGCCCCGTCACCGCCCGGATGCGGGAGAACGGCCTCGTGCTGCTCGGCAAGACCACCACGCCGGAGCTGGGGTGGAAGGCCGTGACGGACAGCCCCTTGAACGGCATCACCCGCAACCCGTGGAACCCGGCGTTGACCCCCGGCGGGTCGAGTGGCGGCAGCGCGGTGGCGGTGGCCACCGGGATGGGGGAGGTGTCCGTCGGCACGGACGGCGGCGGGTCGGTGCGCATCCCCGCGGCGTTCTGCGGCGTGGTGGGTTTCAAGCCCACGGGAGGCCGTATCCCCCTGTATCCGGCGAGCCCGTTCGGTCCGCTCTCACACGCGGGGCCGATCGCTCGCTCCGTGGACGACGTGGCGCTGCTGCTCGACGTGCTCTCCGCGCCCGACCACCGCGATCCGTCGGCACTGCCGCCGCCGCCCGGTGCCTACCGCGAGGCCGTGCGTCGTGACGTACGGGGGCTGCGGGCGGCCTACTCGGCCGATCTGGGGTACGTGGACGTCGATCCGGAGATCGCGAGGGTCGTCGTGTCGGTGGTGGCGAAACTGAGCGAGGCGGGGCTAGAGGTCGAGGACGTCGATCCGGGCTTCACCGACCCGATCGAGGCGTTCGGCGTGCTGTGGTCGGCGGGGGCCGCGCAGTGGCTCGACTCGTTCCCGCCGGGTTCGGAGGAGAAGGTCGACCCCGGTCTGCGCGAGGTGTGGGAACGTGGCCGGACCTACTCCGCGCGCGACTACCTGGAGGCCACCGCCGAACGGGCCGCGTTGGGCATCCACATGGGAGAGTTCCACACGGTCTACGACGTTCTCCTCACGCCCACCGTGCCGATCGTCCCGTTCGAGGTGGGACACGACGTGCCGCCCGGCGGCGGCTACGGAAGCTGGCCCGAGTGGACGCGGTTCACCTACCCGTTCAACATGACGCAGCAGCCGGCCGTCTCCGTGCCCGCCGGGTTCACCTCCGAGGGACTGCCCGTGGGACTGCAGATCGTCGGCCCCCGGCATTCCGACGACCTGGTGCTGGCCGTGGCGAAACTCGTCGAAGAAGTCAACCCGTGGAACTGA
- a CDS encoding D-2-hydroxyacid dehydrogenase, whose product MDPVERVATVRYADAGGLPDALRGADVLFVYDFLSRAVPGAWHAADRLRWLHIASAGVDPVMFPELRHSDVVLTNSRGVFDSAIAEYVLGVVIAFAKDFAGSLRLQQRRTWRHRETERVAGTSALVVGTGPIGRAIARLLRAVGMSVTGAGRRAREADPDFGRVVASEELTRHLPHFDVVIAVAPLTERTKGMFDARAFAAMRPGARFVNVGRGELVVTSDLIAALREGHLAGAALDVFEQEPLPPESPLWTMENVLISAHMSGDFVGWRNALVEVFADNFARWREGRPLRNVVDKRLGYVPSTP is encoded by the coding sequence ATGGACCCCGTCGAGCGGGTGGCGACCGTTCGGTACGCCGACGCGGGCGGACTCCCCGACGCCCTCCGGGGGGCCGACGTGTTGTTCGTCTACGACTTCCTGTCCCGCGCCGTTCCCGGCGCGTGGCACGCCGCCGACCGGTTGCGGTGGCTGCACATCGCCAGCGCGGGTGTCGACCCGGTGATGTTTCCCGAGCTGCGGCACAGCGACGTCGTCCTCACCAACTCCCGAGGGGTGTTCGACTCCGCGATCGCGGAGTACGTCCTGGGCGTGGTGATCGCCTTCGCCAAGGACTTCGCAGGCTCCCTGCGCCTGCAGCAGCGACGTACGTGGCGGCACCGCGAGACCGAACGCGTCGCCGGTACCTCCGCCCTCGTCGTGGGAACGGGCCCGATCGGCCGGGCGATCGCTCGCCTGCTGCGCGCCGTGGGCATGAGCGTCACCGGGGCCGGTCGGCGTGCCAGGGAGGCCGACCCCGACTTCGGGCGGGTGGTGGCGTCGGAGGAGCTCACCCGGCACCTGCCCCACTTCGACGTCGTGATCGCCGTGGCGCCCCTGACCGAGCGGACCAAGGGCATGTTCGACGCCCGCGCGTTCGCGGCGATGCGGCCGGGCGCGCGCTTCGTCAATGTCGGTCGGGGCGAGTTGGTGGTGACCTCGGACCTGATCGCGGCGCTGCGCGAAGGACACCTCGCGGGCGCGGCCCTCGACGTGTTCGAGCAGGAGCCGCTTCCCCCGGAGAGTCCGTTGTGGACGATGGAGAACGTCTTGATCTCGGCGCACATGTCCGGTGACTTCGTGGGCTGGCGCAACGCGCTCGTGGAGGTCTTCGCCGACAACTTCGCCAGGTGGCGCGAGGGCCGTCCCCTGCGCAACGTCGTGGACAAACGCCTGGGTTACGTACCCTCGACGCCGTGA
- a CDS encoding maleate cis-trans isomerase family protein, with the protein MDFAALDIPSFDGPLAQRGIGVIAPFDLALERELWRWVPMEVSLHLARTPYEPVPVSLEMAHLVSNSAHLAAATRDILHVEPEVVAYLCTSGSFVGGVDTEKSLRKIIRDAGAPDAVTTSGALAEVLRRLDLHRISVLTPYDVDLTERLHDFLAELGVTTVSSDHLGLGGGIWKVSYRTIAERILSADHTDAQAIFVSCTNLPTYDLIEPLEEALGKPVLTANQLTMWACLRRMELPIVGPGQWLREVS; encoded by the coding sequence TTGGATTTCGCAGCCCTTGACATCCCTTCGTTCGACGGCCCTCTCGCTCAGCGCGGCATCGGCGTGATCGCGCCCTTCGACCTCGCCCTCGAACGCGAGCTGTGGCGCTGGGTTCCCATGGAGGTCTCGCTGCACCTCGCCCGCACGCCCTACGAGCCCGTTCCCGTCAGTCTGGAGATGGCCCACCTGGTCAGCAACTCGGCGCACCTCGCCGCGGCCACGCGCGACATCCTCCACGTGGAGCCGGAGGTGGTCGCCTACCTGTGCACGTCGGGAAGCTTCGTGGGCGGGGTCGACACCGAGAAGTCGCTACGCAAGATCATCCGCGACGCGGGCGCGCCCGACGCCGTCACCACGTCGGGGGCGCTCGCCGAGGTGCTGCGACGCCTGGACCTGCACCGGATCTCGGTGCTCACCCCCTACGACGTCGATCTGACCGAACGGCTGCACGACTTCCTCGCCGAGCTGGGCGTCACCACCGTGTCCAGCGACCACCTCGGCCTCGGCGGCGGCATCTGGAAGGTCAGCTACCGCACGATCGCCGAGCGCATCCTCTCCGCCGACCACACCGACGCGCAGGCGATCTTCGTCAGCTGCACGAACCTCCCCACCTACGACCTCATCGAGCCGTTGGAGGAGGCGCTCGGCAAACCGGTGCTCACGGCGAACCAACTCACGATGTGGGCCTGCCTGCGCCGGATGGAACTGCCGATCGTGGGCCCCGGCCAGTGGTTGCGCGAAGTGTCCTGA
- a CDS encoding maleate cis-trans isomerase family protein: protein MSPTPQDSTAVSVGFIYPDHAAEDDYPYAEKLLGGTARLPVEHVYGIDLHAIPELLDLGSPDRLAEGAARLAAHDPAAVVWACTSGSFVYGWEGAHDQVERLSRAAGGLPTSSTSFAFVRAAEALGVRTVAVAASYPDDVAELFVDFLRRGGVDVVGMSSADIVTAAEVGRLSPDDVVKLIADRDRPDADALLVPDTAMRTLALIELLERRLGKPVLTANQVTVWEGLRLVGVTPTVPGLGTLFRRKGT from the coding sequence GTGTCGCCCACCCCGCAGGACAGCACGGCCGTCTCGGTCGGCTTCATCTACCCGGACCACGCCGCCGAGGACGACTATCCCTACGCCGAGAAGCTGCTGGGTGGCACGGCGCGGCTTCCGGTCGAACACGTCTACGGCATCGATCTCCACGCGATTCCCGAACTGCTCGATCTCGGAAGCCCCGACCGGCTCGCGGAAGGAGCCGCCCGACTCGCCGCGCACGACCCCGCGGCGGTGGTGTGGGCGTGTACGAGCGGCAGCTTCGTCTACGGCTGGGAAGGCGCACACGACCAGGTCGAACGGCTCTCCCGCGCCGCGGGCGGGCTCCCGACCTCCAGCACTTCGTTCGCGTTCGTCCGGGCCGCCGAGGCCCTCGGCGTACGCACGGTGGCCGTCGCCGCCAGCTATCCGGACGACGTGGCCGAGCTGTTCGTCGACTTCCTCCGACGCGGTGGTGTGGACGTCGTGGGCATGTCGAGTGCCGATATCGTCACGGCGGCCGAGGTCGGTCGACTCTCCCCCGACGACGTGGTGAAGCTGATCGCCGACCGCGACCGTCCGGACGCCGACGCGCTGCTCGTGCCCGACACGGCCATGCGCACGCTCGCGCTGATCGAGCTTCTCGAACGGCGGCTCGGCAAACCCGTCCTGACCGCCAACCAGGTGACCGTGTGGGAAGGCCTGCGTCTCGTCGGTGTCACCCCCACCGTGCCCGGACTGGGCACCCTGTTCCGAAGGAAAGGCACGTAG